The segment ACCGCTCGACCGGTCAAGAGGAGCTCGGCCTGCTCTCTCTTTCCACGGCAGATTACCCGCATCTGCGCGAACTCGCGGAGCGGGTGAACGAGCGGTTTGCCTCGCGGCATGTGAACATCTCCGTTCCATCGCTGCGTGTGGACAAGATGCTTCAGAACATTCCCTGGATGGTCAGCACGGTTCGCAAGGGTGGGCTGACCATGGCCGTAGAAGCCGCCAGCGACGACCTTCGCGCCGCGATCCGCAAACTGGTCACCGATGGAAATCTGCTCGACGGCGTCAAGGAGGCTTACCGGGCCGGTTGGCGAACCGTAAAGCTCTACTTCATGTGCGGTTTCCCGGGGGAACGGCCGGAAGACATCGAAGAGATCGTTCATCTGTCGCGACGCGTGAGCGAGGCCCGCCGTGATGTCGCCAGCGGGCCCGCACAGGTAAATGCTTCCGTCGGCTGGCTCGTGCCCAAACCGTACACACCGTTCCAATGGGCGGCACAACCCCGCGCCGAGTACTTTCACGACGCACGGCGACGCATGGCCAGCGTTCTCCAAGGTTATAATGGGAGCAACGGCCGAGCGGGCAAGGGCAAGAAGAAGTCCAAGACGTATCGAGGGGTGAAAATCAAGACACACTCCGTGGAGCGATCCGTGCTCGAAGGCGTATTCGCCCGCGGCGATCGCCGCCTGGCCCCGGTCATCGAGCGTGCCTACCAGATGGGCGCCCGCTTCGACGGCTGGGACGAATGTTTCAATTCCCGTTTGTGGGACGATGCTTTTGCGGCCGAGTGCGTTGACCCCGCGTGGTATGCCCACCGCGAGCGCCGCCCGGACGAGGTTTTTCCCTGGTCTCACCTCCACGCTGGACCGCCCACCGACTATCTCGCACGGCAATACGACGACGTGTTCACGCAGATCGGCCGGGAGCGGCCGGTCGTACAGTTGGTGTAATCTCGAGAGGTCCGGCGGTCGAGGCGCCCGCGACTTCGCGTCGAATTCGAATGGTGACTCAGCCCGCCTGGGTCCGAGCGCTCACATATCCCCATACGGTCAGGACAAGCATGAGAACGAGAAGGAACCCTCCGGCGCATCGCACCAGAAAGGTCCGGAATCGCGATGAACCCGGAGGATCGAGGAATGGTGCCGCCAACGCGAAGAGGAGCATCGCGGCGAAGCCGACGCCCACCGCCGCTTCCGATGCCGCCCCCGGAAGCCACTTCCCCGCCAAGCGGATCGCCTGGAAGCCGCCGAGGAAATACCACTCCGGATGAATCCCCAGGGGCGTGGGACTGAGTGGATCGGCCGGCGGGCCCACGTGCTGCGGGACGGCGGCGGCAACGACAAACAGAACACTCAGGGCAGTCAGCCAGAGAAAAAGCTCGCCGCGCATGTACTCGGGCCAGAAGGGACGCGAGCGAAGCATCGCACTCGATCCAGGCCGTTCATGCGCGTCGGTTCGTAAACCATGGTGCTGGATGAGCCAGAGATGCGCTCCGACGAGCAGCACGAGTGTCCAGGGTAAGACCGCCACATGGAGTGCGAAGAAGCGTCGCACGGTAACGTCGGTCAGTTCCGAACCGCCCAGCACGACATTCGTGATCCACTCGCCCAGAGCGGGGACTCCGGCCAGCAGTTGCAGGCCAATCTGCGTGGCAAAGAACCCTCGCTCATCGAGGGGCAGCACATACCCACTGAATGCCAGCGTCAGCACAAGGCCCATCATCGCCAGCCCGGTCCACCAGGTGACCTCTCGCGGGCGCTGATAGGCGCGCATGAAAAAGGCGGTCGCTCCATGAACGACCAGGCAGAGAATCAATGCATCTGCAGCCCGGGCATGCAGCGAGCGAATCCACTGCCCGTGTGGAACTTCCTCGATGATATTCGTCACGGACGCGTGGGCCTCAGCGCTGCCCGGATGGTAGTACATCAGGAGCAGCAGGCCGGTAACGACCTGGACGCCGAGCAGCAGAAGCGCCAGCCCGCCGCCGTAATACCACAGCGAATGGCGATGAACCGGGATTTCTTTGTGCCGCCCGACGGCGCGCAGGGCCTCCAGCCCGAGACGCTGATCCAACCATCGGAGGAGAGGCATTGGTTCACCTTACTTCCATCAAGCCCGCGAGACTCTCACATCTTCGCCTTGAATCTCGACCCGCCATTGCGGCAAGGCACGGGTCGGTGGCCCGGCGAGCGCCCGCCCGTCGCGGACATCGAACACACCCTCGTGACAGGGACAGAAGATCCGCTCCTGCTCGGGCTGGTAGCGCACCGTACAGCGTAGATGCGTGCAGAAAGCGCTGAAGGCGGCCCAAGTACCGTCGGCATAGTGGATGAGGAGCCCCGGCTCGTGGCCCATCTGAAAGTACGTGCCCTCGCCGGGATGAACTTCGAGCGCGGCCTTGGGCAGCAGCACCTCGTGCGTCTGCTGCTCATCCGCCTGCTGCTGAGCCGCCGCCGCCAGAAAACGGTACGCGGGATACCCGAGGCTCATCGCGTACGCTGCCGAGGCAACGCCCAGCGCGGCGCCGGAGAACTCGCGGCGACTTACCGGATTTCCTTCAGACTCCGACGGCTTCATCAGGGTTCCTCAATCGGGCAAAGGGATTCCGGCACGGCTCCTTGCCGGGCGCGTAATAGTTTCGATAGACCGGCGCCTGGCGCCGATCCGCTTCGAAATAATTTGTCGAGAGCAGGAACTGCGTGATGAGCTTTTCTTCCCAGTTCTCGATCTGCGTTCCCAGGTTGGCCCGCTCCTGGAGGATGTTCGTCCAGGCATACACCGGCCAGGCGAAGCTGAATTTGTACTCCCGGCTGTCCATCGGCTCCCGGCGGATGCGATCACGGGCGAAGCGGTGGAAGTCCGTCTCCGAGAATCCGAGCCCCGAGAGATGGCGGCGAAGCGCAGCAATTACCAGGCGCATGTGTCTGCCGGCGTCCGTCCAGAGGCCGTCCAGCGCACCGCCCGCAACGAGGTTGACGCCCGTGCCGACCGCGAGGACTCCAACGAAGGCCCGCCGGGACAATCCCCGCTTGTTCTCCGGTCTCGGTTTTTCCGCGTGATCCTCCATGCAAGTTCCTCTAGAGTTGATCGACCGCCCACAGCGTAAGGGCCGCCAGCGTCAACGTCGGATTGGCCGGCGGTGTCGTTGGAAACACACCCGAGCCCGGCAGCAACAGATTGGACTTGCCGTGCCAGGCGAGATTCCGATCGACAACGGATGTCTGCGGATCGGTTCCCATCGGTGTTGTGCCGGTGATGTGTGACTCCCCCACCGACCGGCCCTGAATCTCGATGTCCTCCACTGGCAATGGCGCCAGGACCTTATCGAGCAATTCCGGCAGTTTCTGGAAGGCTCGCTCGGTGTAGTCCCCGTCCTCGGCCGCGAAGGTGTACGGCTTTCCGAAGTGCAAAGGCCCCGATGTCCGGCTCGATGAATCGACGCCCACGTGGCTTCGATCGTTGGGCAGCACCTCGGCGATCGCCTTGAAATGAAACACCTCGCGCCAGCGGTCGCGCTGCACGCGCAGGCGGGGGATGTTACTCCCTTCCAGGAGCATGCCCGCATGGTCCTTGCGGAATGGGCCGTCGTAGAGCATGAAGCCTTGCGAAGTCAGGCTTGTGCTGCCGCCGAACGAACGCAGGCCGTTCAGCTTGACCGAAACGTAGGTGCTGCGCTGGTCGCCCAATCGCTTGCCCAGGAGAGGGTGCTCCAGACCGGACTGCATCAGCAGGAAGGGGTTCACGATCGCGTTCGTGCCCAGCACGACCATGTCACCCGGCGTCGTCCGCTCCTTCCCTGCGGGAATATCAAACCATGTCACGCCGGTCGCCATGTTGCCCGAGGTTTCCACGCGAAGGACGGGGCTTTCCAGGCGAAGCTCGACGCCGGGAAGCTGGAAGACGTCGGCCATCGAATTCAGCACGGTGAACTTGGCATCCACGGGGCAGAATGTGCACACCCCCGAAGCGCAACATTGGGCACGCGGCGGATTCTTCTGCGGCAGGCTCCAGCGTGCCGAGGGCATGGGAATGTACTGTCCCGGATAGGCTCGCGCCAGCGCCTCCTCGGCCTCGCCCATCAGGTGCGGCGGAAGCGGGCACGGGCCGCTGCGTGGATAGGGTGTATCGGCTCCGCCGCTGACGCCCATGATCCGCTCGGCTTCGTCGTAGTAGGGCTCGAGTTCGTCATAGGAAATGGGCCAGTCGTATCCCACGCCGTACATGGTCTTCATGCGGAAGTCGTTGGGCATGAAGCGCGGCGTACAGGCCCACCACGTGTTGGAGTTGCCGCCGAAGGTCACGTGCACGGACCAGTGCCGGTTCTCCGGCGTACGGTTCGTGTAGACTTCCGGCTCGTCCAGATCGCCGGGGCGGCCCGTCTCCAGTCGCCACTCCAGAGGGCGATGCGTACCCCGCTCCAGCACCAGCACGCGAGGCCTGCGTTGCCCGAAGCGCTGCATGTACCGGCGCAGGAAGAACGCCCCGGAGAAGCTGGTTCCGACGATGATAAGGTCGTATCGGTCGTTCATGTTCGATGCGCGGCCGGTGCGCCTCTCCCGCTGCCGCTATGTCGGCCCGCGGCGGATTGTACATTGCTTAACCCCGGTTCAAAGTGGAGTTCCCGCGACGGGGCAGGCCAGCCGGCACACGGCGCGCGTCCGCGACCATGCAGCGCAGGTCCGATAGTGTTGATCTACACGGCCCGATGGGAATCGCAGGGCGTCCCGCACTCGGGGCAGACGCCGCTGGCGTTGCCGCGAAGGTCAACGGCGAAGCGAGTGCAAAGGCGAGTACGTCGCCACGTTGAACAATTCTCAATGAACAAACGAGGGTCTCGATGACGGCGGGGACGGAAAGACGAGCAGACTGGAGCCGCGCATTCGAGTATCCGGCATTCTCCGGTCAGCGGACAATTCTGACCAATCGCTCGATGATCCGCTGATCTTCCGGCGTGGCGTCGACGCGCACATGGGGGCCGTCGCGGCGAACCAGCACGGGTACGTCCTCGAAGGCCAAAAGCCGCCAGAGGCTCTCTGCTTGCGGCTCGCGGAGCGGATAGGTCTTGGAAGTCGTCCAGGTCGGCCGGGCGTGCTCGATGGACCGCCGGCGATCGGGGTAGCGAAGGTGGTCGAGGCGGGTCAGCAAGGCCACGAAATCGTTCACAACATTGGCTTGATCGGATGTGCCGCGAACGATCACGCCATCGTCGGACCGGCCCACGAGCACGGGAACATGATCGGGGGCCAGCAAGTTGAACAGTGCATCAGCCTTGGCCTTGGGGAGCTCGAAGCCGTATCGAACATCGTCGCTGCCGCTGCGGTCTCCGGCCAGCCATTGGGTCCGTTGATGCCACCGGGTGCCGCGGCTCTTGGCCCGTTCACCCGCCCACCAGGCTATGTACACGGCGGCTCCCACCATGGCCAGCGCGAGGATCGCCGGACCGGGCCCCCGACGGCACCCGGCAGGCTTGATGCCCGCCAAGCCGGGTGACACGCGTCCTGCGACCGGGCGTCCGCAGGCCGCGCAAAACCGTGCATGGGGGGGATTTACGTGGTGACAAGCTGGGCAATGGCGCGAAATCCGCGGGACGGATGATGGCAACGGCGTGCCGCACATGGCACGAATATTATAGCAGCACGATGTCCTGAGCGGACGTAAGAAATCGCCCAGCGGCGACGCACATCCGGGCGCCGTATTGACGGGGATTCTCGTGCAGAACTCGCCGGACCGTCTAAAATAGAATTCAGTCGGCGCGATGGTCGGACGCGCCTCACGCTTCAACCCACGGGAGAAATCGCATGCTGCCACTGTTCGCCTGCGGCGCTCTGATGCTGCCTCTCTACCTGTCACCCGACGCGGGATCGGGTTCGTCCGTGCAAGCAAAATCCATCTATGACTTCACCGTTAAGGACATCGAAGGACAGGACGTCAGCCTTTCGAAATACAAGGGCGATGTGGTCATGATCGTCAACGTCGCCAGTTACTGAGGCTTCACCAAAAGCCAGTACTCCGGTCTGGAGTCGATATTCAGGAAATACAAGGACCAGGGCTTCAAGGTGCTTGCGTTTCCGGCCAACAACTTCGGCGGGCAGGAACCCGATCCCAACAAGAAGATCGAGTCCTTCTGCCGAAACGACATGAACGCCACGTTTGATCTCTTCGCCAAGATTTCCGTTGCCGGGGACGACCAGGACCCGCTCTACGCCTACCTTACGGGTCTGCCCGAGGGCCTTGGCGGAAAGATCACCTGGAACTTCAACAAATTCCTCGTCGGCCGCGACGGCAAGGTCATCGCCCGTTATGGAACACGGATGTCCCCAACGGACCAAGAGATCACCTCGGCCATCGAGGAAGCGCTGAAGGCGGACAGACCCGAATAGCGGTTCCTGAATTCAGTTCGGCCGTACCTTCTCGCGTGGCGTGCGGCGATGGCTACAATGCCCGCGAATGGACGCGGTCGTCGTGGACAAGCTGACGAAGGTCTTCCGCACGACGGAAGGCGGTGAGAAGCGGGCGGTGGACGGCCTGAGCTTCACCGTCGGGCCGGGGCAGATCTACGGTCTGCTCGGACCCAACGGGGCGGGAAAGACGACGACCTTGCGCATGCTCAGCGGGTTGATGGAACCGACCAGCGGTACGGCGGTGCTCGCAGGATTCGACGTCGCCCGCGATCCGCAGGCCGCCAAGCACGTCATTGGTTTCCTCACGGCCAATACCGGGCTTTATCAGCGACTCTCTGCCCGGGAACTGCTGATCTATTTCGCCCAGCTCCATGGCATGGAGCTGTCCCGGGCTCGGGCGCGGGCGGATGAACTCATCGACTGGCTGGGCATCGGCGATTTCTCCCAGCTTCGCTGCGGGGCGATGTCCACCGGGCAGAAGCAGCGGGTCAACATCGCCCGGGCGCTGGTGGCCGATCCCCCCATCCTCATCATGGACGAGCCCACGCTCGGGCTGGACGTGCTCAGCAACCGGGTGATTCTCGAATACATCCGTCGCGAGCGCGAGCGGGGCAAGACGATCCTGCTCTCCACGCACTACCTCGACGAGGCCGAGACGCTGTGCGACCGCATCGGACTCCTCCACGACGGCAGGCTCGTGGCCGAGGGCGACATCGAGCACCTTCGCACCATCAGCGGGGAGGTGCGTCTCAGCAGCATCTTCCTCAAGCTCATCCGCGCCGACGAAAAAGTCGAGGCCATCATCGCATGAAGTTTCACCGGCTCATCCGCACCATCTACTGGAAAGAACTGCTCGACATCCTCCGCGACCGACGCACGCTCGTGGCCATGATCGTCGTGCCCATCGTGCTGTACCCCCTGCTGATGGTGGGCTCGGTCCAGGCGGTGGGCGTTCAGACGGAGGGGCTGTCCTCGGAGATATTCAAGATCGGAACGGTCGGCGAGACGCAAGGCCGCCTGCTTCAGCAATTGGTGCAGCGCGACGATGCCGTGCTCTCGAGAATGGCCGAATTGGAGGAGAAGGAGGGCGAGCAGGGGAAGAAAAAAGTCAAACTGATGGACGCGCTGATCGGAGGCATGTCGCAGTCTCTGGCGGGACGCCTCGAAATCTTCCAGTTTGAGAATCGCGACGCGCTCGAGGCGGCGGTCCGCAACCGGGCGATCCAGGCCGGAGTGATCTTTGACTCCGACGAGTTGATCTCGGACCCGAACCAGCAGAATGCGGTCACGTTCATCGTTGACCAGGAGAACCTCCGCGGGAAGTACGTCGAGAGCCTGCTTCACAGCCTGCTCAATCGAACCGGTGCGCGCATGGTCTGGGCGCGCCTTCAGCAGCGGGGACTGCCGAAGTACCTCGATCAGCCCTTCACCATCGACACCGTCGACCTTTCGTCGCCGCCGTCCATTCTGGGCCAGATTCTTCCCCTGATTCTCATCCTCATGACCATCACCGGGGCGATCTACCCGGCCATCGATCTCACCGCCGGCGAACGCGAACGCGGCACGCTGGAGTCGCTCATGGTCA is part of the Phycisphaerae bacterium genome and harbors:
- a CDS encoding TIGR03960 family B12-binding radical SAM protein; this translates as MKQLLNNRVSDELLPFVRQPGQYIGGEINQLARPGDWERAEVRVAVAFPDAYTIGMSHLGCQILYWLINHTPGCAAERVYCPWLDAEEIMRRRRIPLFTWDTRQPVATADILAVSLQYEMAFTSVLQILDLTGIPLRSRNRDDTHPLVIAGGPQADNPEPVADFVDLVVIGDGEGSMAAILETAQELKRSGVRRREMIPILARRFPWAYAPGLYEVSYRPDGTIDATRPNDPTLPAAITRCQTPDFENAPFPVRPIVPWVEVVHDRIAIEIMRGCPQRCRFCHAGYTKRPLGMRSVDQILGMAEEMYRSTGQEELGLLSLSTADYPHLRELAERVNERFASRHVNISVPSLRVDKMLQNIPWMVSTVRKGGLTMAVEAASDDLRAAIRKLVTDGNLLDGVKEAYRAGWRTVKLYFMCGFPGERPEDIEEIVHLSRRVSEARRDVASGPAQVNASVGWLVPKPYTPFQWAAQPRAEYFHDARRRMASVLQGYNGSNGRAGKGKKKSKTYRGVKIKTHSVERSVLEGVFARGDRRLAPVIERAYQMGARFDGWDECFNSRLWDDAFAAECVDPAWYAHRERRPDEVFPWSHLHAGPPTDYLARQYDDVFTQIGRERPVVQLV
- a CDS encoding cytochrome bc complex cytochrome b subunit — translated: MPLLRWLDQRLGLEALRAVGRHKEIPVHRHSLWYYGGGLALLLLGVQVVTGLLLLMYYHPGSAEAHASVTNIIEEVPHGQWIRSLHARAADALILCLVVHGATAFFMRAYQRPREVTWWTGLAMMGLVLTLAFSGYVLPLDERGFFATQIGLQLLAGVPALGEWITNVVLGGSELTDVTVRRFFALHVAVLPWTLVLLVGAHLWLIQHHGLRTDAHERPGSSAMLRSRPFWPEYMRGELFLWLTALSVLFVVAAAVPQHVGPPADPLSPTPLGIHPEWYFLGGFQAIRLAGKWLPGAASEAAVGVGFAAMLLFALAAPFLDPPGSSRFRTFLVRCAGGFLLVLMLVLTVWGYVSARTQAG
- a CDS encoding Rieske (2Fe-2S) protein, with the translated sequence MKPSESEGNPVSRREFSGAALGVASAAYAMSLGYPAYRFLAAAAQQQADEQQTHEVLLPKAALEVHPGEGTYFQMGHEPGLLIHYADGTWAAFSAFCTHLRCTVRYQPEQERIFCPCHEGVFDVRDGRALAGPPTRALPQWRVEIQGEDVRVSRA
- a CDS encoding GMC family oxidoreductase is translated as MNDRYDLIIVGTSFSGAFFLRRYMQRFGQRRPRVLVLERGTHRPLEWRLETGRPGDLDEPEVYTNRTPENRHWSVHVTFGGNSNTWWACTPRFMPNDFRMKTMYGVGYDWPISYDELEPYYDEAERIMGVSGGADTPYPRSGPCPLPPHLMGEAEEALARAYPGQYIPMPSARWSLPQKNPPRAQCCASGVCTFCPVDAKFTVLNSMADVFQLPGVELRLESPVLRVETSGNMATGVTWFDIPAGKERTTPGDMVVLGTNAIVNPFLLMQSGLEHPLLGKRLGDQRSTYVSVKLNGLRSFGGSTSLTSQGFMLYDGPFRKDHAGMLLEGSNIPRLRVQRDRWREVFHFKAIAEVLPNDRSHVGVDSSSRTSGPLHFGKPYTFAAEDGDYTERAFQKLPELLDKVLAPLPVEDIEIQGRSVGESHITGTTPMGTDPQTSVVDRNLAWHGKSNLLLPGSGVFPTTPPANPTLTLAALTLWAVDQL
- a CDS encoding glutathione peroxidase yields the protein MLPLFACGALMLPLYLSPDAGSGSSVQAKSIYDFTVKDIEGQDVSLSKYKGDVVMIVNVASYUGFTKSQYSGLESIFRKYKDQGFKVLAFPANNFGGQEPDPNKKIESFCRNDMNATFDLFAKISVAGDDQDPLYAYLTGLPEGLGGKITWNFNKFLVGRDGKVIARYGTRMSPTDQEITSAIEEALKADRPE
- a CDS encoding ATP-binding cassette domain-containing protein, translated to MDAVVVDKLTKVFRTTEGGEKRAVDGLSFTVGPGQIYGLLGPNGAGKTTTLRMLSGLMEPTSGTAVLAGFDVARDPQAAKHVIGFLTANTGLYQRLSARELLIYFAQLHGMELSRARARADELIDWLGIGDFSQLRCGAMSTGQKQRVNIARALVADPPILIMDEPTLGLDVLSNRVILEYIRRERERGKTILLSTHYLDEAETLCDRIGLLHDGRLVAEGDIEHLRTISGEVRLSSIFLKLIRADEKVEAIIA